In Zingiber officinale cultivar Zhangliang chromosome 3B, Zo_v1.1, whole genome shotgun sequence, a single window of DNA contains:
- the LOC122055932 gene encoding quinone oxidoreductase PIG3-like — protein sequence MKAVVIKNPGGPEVLQVQEVEDPAVGDNEVLIQAEASALNRADTIQRKGLYPPPKGASPYPGLECSGKIIAVGKSVTRWKVGDQVCALLSGGGYAEKVVVPDGQLLPIPEGVSVRDAASFPEVACTVWSTVFMMSRLSSGETLLIHGGSSGIGTFAIQIAKHLGIRVFATAGTEEKLAACKNLGADVCINYKSEDFVARVMEETGGNGVDVILDNVGGPYLQKNLESLAIDGRLFIIGFMGGAVTQVNLSCLLAKRLTIQAAGLRNRSLENKAKIVAEVEKHVWPAIAAGKVKPIVYETFPLSEAADAHRMMESSAHIGKILLIP from the exons ATGAAGGCCGTGGTGATCAAGAACCCCGGCGGCCCCGAGGTTCTTCAGGTTCAGGAGGTGGAAGACCCGGCGGTTGGTGACAACGAGGTCCTCATCCAGGCGGAAGCCTCCGCCCTCAACCGCGCCGATACAATCCAGAGGAAGGGCTTGTACCCGCCGCCCAAGGGCGCAAGCCCTTACCCAGGCCTCGAATGCTCTGGTAAGATCATCGCAGTAGGAAAATCCGTTACGCGCTGGAAGGTTGGTGATCAG GTATGTGCCCTTCTAAGTGGAGGAGGATATGCAGAGAAGGTAGTGGTACCGGATGGGCAGCTACTTCCCATCCCAGAAGGAGTGTCTGTGCGAGATGCTGCTAGTTTTCCGGAAGTTGCATGCACTGTTTGGTCAACTGTATTCATGATGAGCCGATTGTCATCAGGGGAGACCTTATTA ATTCATGGCGGATCTAGTGGAATTGGTACATTTGCTATTCAGATTGCTAAACACCTTGGAATTAGAGTATTTGCCACGGCAG GTACTGAAGAAAAATTGGCTGCTTGCAAAAATCTTGGTGCTGATGTTTGCATCAATTACAAATCAGAAGATTTTGTTGCAAGGGTGATGGAAGAAACTGGAGGAAACG GTGTAGACGTTATATTGGATAATGTTGGTGGTCCGTACTTGCAGAAAAATCTTGAGAGCTTGGCCATTGATGGTAGACTTTTTATCATTGGTTTCATGGGAGGAGCAGTGACACAAGTAAATCTGTCTTGTCTATTGGCAAAGCGCCTTACCATTCAAG CTGCTGGTCTACGAAATAGAAGCCTCGAAAATAAAGCCAAGATAGTCGCTGAGGTTGAGAAGCACGTCTGGCCAGCCATTGCAGCAGGCAAGGTGAAGCCTATTGTATACGAGACCTTTCCACTGTCTGAAGCTGCTGATGCTCACAGGATGATGGAGAGCAGTGCTCATATTGGCAAGATACTTCTAATTCCATGA